A stretch of DNA from bacterium:
GGCAAACGTGCGATAATAGATTTTCGGTATCGCGCAGGATATCCAGATAGTCGGCATGGGCCCGGTACCATTCAAGCATGGTGTACTCAGGATGGTGCAAAGGTCCCCATTCACCTTTTCGGAAGCAGTGCCCCATTTGGTAAATTTTATCATAGCCAGCGGCGAGCAGCCGCTTCATGTGCAATTCCGGGGAAGTTCGCAGAAAACCTGCGCCCGCAGGTTCAGCATCAATGTGAAGTTCCATGGCGGGAGTCGGGAGGCGAACCGGGGTCTCTACCTCGATGAAGCCCTCGGCCTCAAACCATCTACGGATGGCGGATAACACCCGGCTGCGAAAAAACAAAGCCAGCTGCAGCGATTGCAGCCGACTTTTCTCATGATAAGGAGACGGGGATGCCATGATCCCTGCGGTCCTTATTTCTTCAACACACGGTCGGCGTATTCGCCGGTGCGAGTGTCGATTTTGATGGTGTCGCCCTGATTCACAAAGAGGGGCACTTGAATTTCAAAGCCGCCATTGATTTTCGCGGGCTTCAGGACATTGGTGGCCGTGTTGCCACGGGCGCCAGGCTCGGTATCGAGAATTTCCTTCTCAATGAACGTCGGCAGTGTGACGTCCACAGGGCGGCCGTTATGATACAGGACGCGGACTTCACAATCATCGTAAAGGAAAAACCGGTTGTTTCCCAGGACCTCGGCGGTGAGCGTGAACTGCTCGTAGTTCTCATCCATGAAGATATAATGATCGGTTTCGTTATGGGAGTAACGCATGGTGCGCTCTTCCAGATCGGGCTTCTTCAGTACATCGTTCGAACGGAAGGCGCGGACGAAGGTGCCGCCGTCGATGAGGCTCTTCAGGCGGCAGGTGTAAATGGCGGCGCCTTTGCCGGGTTTCACGAAGTTGAATTCAGAAATCAAATAAGGCACGCCATCCAATTCGACGCGAAGCCCTTTACGAAAATCAGACGCTGTATAATCCGCCATAAAACCAATCCCTTCGTTTCTCTACTATATTCAGAAATAGGCCGCATAAAATAGGCATCAGACGGTGCTCTGTCAAATGTAAAGTCATAAGAGGCAAGGGGTTTATCGGCCTGTATGCATCCGAAGGTATTCGGTTTCGAGGTCCGAACCCCGTTTGATTTCCAAAATTCCGCAACCTGACGCAAGCAGCAGGGGGATGACTTTGGCGTTAAGCCCTTCTGGTGACCAGGCGGCAGTGCTCCGCGGGTTGATGAAATTTGCGTGTCGTGATTGAGGCGGACAACTCTCCTGCTGGGATTTCTGTTCGCGAGATTCACGTGCGTTAAGTAGGGCGGGGAAAGGGAGAATACCCGGTTACAGCACGACATCCGAAATCTCGAGGGCATTTCCCGTCAGCGTCTTATTGGCTTCAGTCAGCTTCTCGCGACTGCTGAGGACGCAAATGGGGGCGGATTTGAATCCAGCCTCCAGGGTTTCCAGCAGGGCGGAACGGGCAAGAGAGGGTCTGACGGCCAAGCGGGCGGCATAGAAGGCTTCCCGTAATTCAGGGGTTATACCTTGCAGGTGACGCGATAAAGCCTCGCTAGTCACCTCGCTCGGGCGGAGGGGTTTTTCGTCACCTTTAGCAGTTCCAATAATGGCACGGTCGATATCGGCCTGGGACCATACGGCGGTTTTTACAAATTCCGGAGTTTTGGCGAAGATGTCCAAGGTGCGGGTAATATGCGGATCGCGGAAGGAAGTCATAAAGAGAGTTCCTCCGACTGGATTGTATGAGATGCCCCCGCCATAGGCATTGCCTTTGAGCCGTATCTCAGGAAGAAAGTATTCAAAGCGCGTCAGATGAGTGGCAATAACCAGAGCTGCCGAGCGGGGATCATCTAATTTTGGTGCCAACATTCCCTGTGCGCAGTGGGCTACCTGAATGGGAACGGCAAGGCCCTCGTGAGAAGAGTGAGATGTGAGAGGTGAAGTGTGAGATGTCGGGGGAAGTGGAGTGCCTTTCATGGTGGGGAGCCAATGCCCAAACGCGGAGGTCATGGCGTTGTAGGCGTGGTCGGATCCCGTGAAACTGATGGCCAACCGCTCAGGGGAGAGCATGAAGGAGCGGATGCGTTCAATGCGCTCCATGAGCGACTCCACCTCGGCCTCAAAGTGATCGCAAAGTCGGGCGGCGAGGGCGGCCTGGGGAATGCCATTGCATTGTTCGGCCAGCAATCCATTGGATGTCAGATGCCGCCCGGCATGACATTGGGCGTAGCTGTGTCCATTCTCCATGACGTCACTGCGATAGCCTGCGCGGGTCTGCATCAGCACATCGCGGAGCCGGTTCGGATCACGTGGGTCAACTGCAAAGATGAGGTCATGAATCACCTGCATGGCTTTGTCGATCTGCGCATCAAGCGCCTTGCAGGCGAAACCCATGGTCAGCACTGGTTTGCCTGTGATGCTGGCGTGCGACTGGAAAGAAGGCGCACAAGCGAAACCGCCTGTAGAGGCCGATACGCGCCGGGCCATGGTTTCGTAATTCATCCCGGCCGCGCCCAGTTTGGTGATGGCCTCGCAGTAATGCGGGAGAAATGACCAGAGATCTTCAGGCAACCCGGCCAGATCGAGGCTGAATCGCAGATAGTTCACGCCATTGGTAAAAAGATCATTCCGGAGGACGGGGACTCCTGAGTCCCGAGTTTTGAGTTCCGAGTTCCGAGTCCCTCCGGGCGAGGTCTGCGGTATGTGGTCTGTGGTCTGAAGTCTTTCTAGGGCAGTCGGAATGTGGCGCGGTTTGGCGGGGAGATCCTTGACCTTGAGTTGAGGTAGAAGGGCAACTTTCTCCGGGGAGTTAGCTGTGCCGGCATCGGCATCAATGGCCGCAGATTTTTGAGATATTTCAAGAAGCTCCGCCTCGGTTCTGTGACTACGTTCTGACTCCATTCGTGCGGCCAATGCGGCGTCCACTCTGTTCTGCCATGACTTGTCTGGTGTCAAAACCGTGGTGAGTCGGTGGGTGTTTTCAACCAGGCTCAGCATAATCAGTCGGGAGAAGACTTGAGGATCGGCTTCATAGCGTTGGCGGCAGACCTCGAGATGGCGGCTCATGTCCAGAAAGGATAACGGATCTGCTCCATGCACCCAGGCGCTGAGCACATGGTTCATGGTGTGGAGCGGGAACATGGGCATGATTTCGAGGTAATGGTAAGCCGTTTGCTGGAAAGCCGCTTCGATCAGTTCGCGTGGCAAGCCATCGGTTGCAATGGATTTTAATGACGAGAGCACCAGCTGCTCAAACGCATTGGCCTTATCCGGGTTACTGCCCTTGATTCCCACGCTAAAGATTGTTTCCGGACCCAGGTCCATGTCGCCACAGTCAAGAATGTCCTGCCCGAGTTTGGAGTCCACTAGAGCTTTTTTCAGCGGGGCGGCTTCATTTCCGAAAAGAGCCGTGGTGAGAACGTGTCGCAGGACGGCCTGTTCGGGATCCAGGGCGTTTCCGGTGAGCCAGGTGAGTGAGAGAAAGGTTTTATCTTCCAGCGGCTCGTCTTGTGCGGCGGGATAGGTTTCGGTGAATCTGGCCGGGGTTAGCCAACGCGGCTGTCGGGAGGCGATCGGCTCGATAGCGCGTCGCGTGATTCCGGCAAGGCGGGGAGCCAGAAACGACAGATAGGAAGCGGTGGGGATATTACCGTAGAAATAGAAAAAGGCGTTAGCGGGGTGGTAATGCGCGGCGTAGAACTGTTTAAACTGGTCGTAGGTCAGATTGGGAATGGCGTCCGGATGACCGGCGTAATTTTTTGCATAAGCCGTGTCGGGTAGAAGTTTGGGAAGCCAGGTGTAGAACAACAGGCTCTCGGGACTGGAAAACACACCCTTCATCTCGTTGTAGACAATCCCGCTGACCGTCAACTTCCCGGTGGGTTCTTCCGGGTTAGCGGGTGCGAGATGATGGCCTTCCCGCATAAAGGTGCCTTCTGTAAGCAGGGGATGGAAGACGGCGTCGAAATAGACCTCGGCGAGGTTGAAGAGATCCTGCTCCACATTGCTGGAGACGGGGTAATAAGTGCAGTCGGGGCCGGTCATGGCGTTGATAAAGGTGGCCATGCTGGACTTCAGCATCTCGAAAAACGGTTCGCGAACAGGAAACTTTTGAGACCCGGCCAGGACGGAATGTTCAAGGATATGTGGAACCCCGGTGTCATCCGGGGGTGGGGTTGGGAAGCTGATGGAGAACAGGTTTTCGGTGTCCTCAGTGAGCAGGTGCAGAATCCGGGCGCCACTTACCTCGTGTTCAAGCTCGATGGCCATGCCACGCAGGGCGGGCACGGGAGTGGTCTTCCGGACAATGAACCCTGGTATCTCAGAGTGCATCGGCAAAGGCCTCGGCCATCAGCTGATTGCCTGCTTCATTCGGGTGCAAGCCGTCACCAAGGATGAGCCCCTCGCCGCTGCCGAATTTTGATTCCAGGTCAACCAGGCGTGCGCCCTCGGAGGAAGCAAGACTACGGATAGAACTGTTAAGAGCTTTCACTTCACCGCTCCATCGGCTATGGCTGTAGATCATGGGCGTTAACGTGGCGATAACCGGTACGGTTTTGTTGGCTTTGCACTGCTGAATGATGGATCGCAGGTTGTTAATGGCGGTTTCCTTACCGTAATTATTGATCAGATCCACGGCGCCGAGCATAAAGCAGCAGGCGGCGGGCTTGGTGGATGAGAGGAGTCCGCCAATGCGTCCGGCCGCGCCGCCGGTATTCTCGTTCTGGCGGGCGTAGTTATTGACTGATTTCCCCGTGATTGATGCCAGGCGAGGAGGATAAGGAGCGCCACCTCCGTTGTTACCGTCAGTCGTGCTATCGCCCAGTGCAATATAAAGATTGGCATTGTTGTCGCCAATATCGCTCAGATCGCCACCCCCACCGCCGCCTCCGCCCCCGCCGTTCTCGCAACCTACCG
This window harbors:
- a CDS encoding amino acid--tRNA ligase-related protein gives rise to the protein MASPSPYHEKSRLQSLQLALFFRSRVLSAIRRWFEAEGFIEVETPVRLPTPAMELHIDAEPAGAGFLRTSPELHMKRLLAAGYDKIYQMGHCFRKGEWGPLHHPEYTMLEWYRAHADYLDILRDTENLLSHVC
- the efp gene encoding elongation factor P, encoding MADYTASDFRKGLRVELDGVPYLISEFNFVKPGKGAAIYTCRLKSLIDGGTFVRAFRSNDVLKKPDLEERTMRYSHNETDHYIFMDENYEQFTLTAEVLGNNRFFLYDDCEVRVLYHNGRPVDVTLPTFIEKEILDTEPGARGNTATNVLKPAKINGGFEIQVPLFVNQGDTIKIDTRTGEYADRVLKK
- a CDS encoding insulinase family protein, whose product is MHSEIPGFIVRKTTPVPALRGMAIELEHEVSGARILHLLTEDTENLFSISFPTPPPDDTGVPHILEHSVLAGSQKFPVREPFFEMLKSSMATFINAMTGPDCTYYPVSSNVEQDLFNLAEVYFDAVFHPLLTEGTFMREGHHLAPANPEEPTGKLTVSGIVYNEMKGVFSSPESLLFYTWLPKLLPDTAYAKNYAGHPDAIPNLTYDQFKQFYAAHYHPANAFFYFYGNIPTASYLSFLAPRLAGITRRAIEPIASRQPRWLTPARFTETYPAAQDEPLEDKTFLSLTWLTGNALDPEQAVLRHVLTTALFGNEAAPLKKALVDSKLGQDILDCGDMDLGPETIFSVGIKGSNPDKANAFEQLVLSSLKSIATDGLPRELIEAAFQQTAYHYLEIMPMFPLHTMNHVLSAWVHGADPLSFLDMSRHLEVCRQRYEADPQVFSRLIMLSLVENTHRLTTVLTPDKSWQNRVDAALAARMESERSHRTEAELLEISQKSAAIDADAGTANSPEKVALLPQLKVKDLPAKPRHIPTALERLQTTDHIPQTSPGGTRNSELKTRDSGVPVLRNDLFTNGVNYLRFSLDLAGLPEDLWSFLPHYCEAITKLGAAGMNYETMARRVSASTGGFACAPSFQSHASITGKPVLTMGFACKALDAQIDKAMQVIHDLIFAVDPRDPNRLRDVLMQTRAGYRSDVMENGHSYAQCHAGRHLTSNGLLAEQCNGIPQAALAARLCDHFEAEVESLMERIERIRSFMLSPERLAISFTGSDHAYNAMTSAFGHWLPTMKGTPLPPTSHTSPLTSHSSHEGLAVPIQVAHCAQGMLAPKLDDPRSAALVIATHLTRFEYFLPEIRLKGNAYGGGISYNPVGGTLFMTSFRDPHITRTLDIFAKTPEFVKTAVWSQADIDRAIIGTAKGDEKPLRPSEVTSEALSRHLQGITPELREAFYAARLAVRPSLARSALLETLEAGFKSAPICVLSSREKLTEANKTLTGNALEISDVVL
- a CDS encoding GDSL-type esterase/lipase family protein; translation: MKLLKMAGIVSSVCLLTALLGSVGCENGGGGGGGGGGDLSDIGDNNANLYIALGDSTTDGNNGGGAPYPPRLASITGKSVNNYARQNENTGGAAGRIGGLLSSTKPAACCFMLGAVDLINNYGKETAINNLRSIIQQCKANKTVPVIATLTPMIYSHSRWSGEVKALNSSIRSLASSEGARLVDLESKFGSGEGLILGDGLHPNEAGNQLMAEAFADAL